A region from the Rhodohalobacter sp. SW132 genome encodes:
- a CDS encoding M23 family metallopeptidase, whose product MFSKQKLFHCLLVLLFWSSSAIPGQTQDLSFLSDSVSYLWPTNASPYLSSTFGETRSAHLHSGIDIRTWGREGYEVYATRDGIVHRIGISPNGYGKVIYLKHDDGSFSVYAHLHRFEPELRAYADSVRLQDYRFEIDRVIEGENFRFNRGDIIGYTGSTGVGPPHLHFELRTPDFKPFNPLLTNLSVADNLPPVFNGLAVEVLHPETLHFKEYRRVQPQSNQTGITDFGTIKTSEPIGLAVNVHDRANRTPNVYAVYELMTIADGDTLFHSKADRFGFGESQMMFLDRSYPILAATRRGYQRLFVVNGNRLPLYKSIKNRGVLALDAGIHKIDIIAKDIYGNESRATVNVEFENDISDLNISSVPAYPYHNFRQAGKRSQGHPNSAKPAPSYFITESVTGGPSANGDRRYIFTDRSNPESAGKTLIPGRKSTLPSINNRAWMDIPADALYDTLSVTMTYNTTGDIPAIRFSPNRLPVNRPLDITMILPESHRNLNGLGLYSYDEFRNRYVFIPSRIENGILKATINEFAELRIRQDQIAPWIGTPKISLDVDDGYVVHLPVTDTDSGIDYRRSEITVNGNPGIIEFDRDKKILIYYHPEFKPGTGTHQISATVYDRSGNRNTRLFTISHP is encoded by the coding sequence ATGTTCAGTAAACAAAAATTATTTCATTGCCTGTTGGTTTTGCTCTTTTGGAGTTCGTCCGCCATACCCGGACAGACACAGGACCTCTCTTTTCTAAGCGACTCGGTCTCCTACCTTTGGCCTACCAATGCCAGTCCCTATCTCTCTTCAACATTTGGGGAGACACGTTCTGCGCATCTTCACTCAGGTATAGATATTCGAACATGGGGTCGTGAAGGCTACGAGGTGTATGCTACGCGCGATGGAATTGTTCACAGAATTGGTATCAGCCCAAACGGTTACGGAAAAGTTATTTACCTGAAGCATGATGACGGATCATTTTCGGTTTATGCCCACCTGCATCGGTTTGAACCAGAACTGCGCGCCTATGCTGATTCTGTCCGCCTGCAAGATTATCGATTTGAAATCGACCGTGTGATTGAAGGTGAAAACTTCAGGTTTAATCGCGGGGACATCATCGGGTATACCGGATCAACAGGAGTTGGCCCCCCGCATCTTCATTTTGAACTCAGAACGCCGGATTTTAAACCATTCAATCCGCTTCTTACAAACTTGAGTGTAGCCGACAATCTGCCACCGGTTTTCAACGGGCTTGCCGTGGAAGTTCTCCACCCGGAAACTCTGCACTTTAAAGAATACCGAAGGGTCCAGCCGCAAAGCAATCAAACGGGAATTACTGATTTCGGAACCATCAAAACCTCCGAACCGATCGGCCTGGCTGTAAATGTTCACGATCGTGCAAACCGCACCCCGAATGTTTACGCCGTTTATGAGTTGATGACGATTGCGGATGGTGATACGCTTTTTCACTCCAAAGCGGACCGTTTTGGGTTTGGAGAATCGCAAATGATGTTTCTGGATCGCTCCTACCCAATACTTGCAGCGACAAGAAGAGGCTATCAGCGGCTCTTCGTTGTGAACGGTAACCGGCTGCCACTCTATAAATCCATTAAGAACCGGGGAGTTTTAGCGCTTGATGCCGGAATACATAAAATTGATATCATTGCGAAAGACATCTATGGCAATGAAAGCAGAGCCACCGTAAATGTTGAATTCGAAAACGATATTTCTGATCTGAATATCAGTTCAGTACCTGCGTACCCGTACCATAACTTTCGGCAAGCAGGAAAACGCTCCCAGGGGCATCCTAATTCTGCAAAACCCGCACCCTCCTATTTTATTACTGAATCGGTTACCGGCGGGCCATCTGCCAACGGTGATCGAAGGTATATATTCACTGACAGATCAAACCCGGAATCCGCCGGTAAAACGCTAATTCCCGGCAGAAAAAGCACGCTGCCCAGCATCAATAACCGCGCCTGGATGGACATCCCGGCTGATGCTCTTTATGATACACTTTCCGTAACCATGACGTACAACACGACAGGAGACATCCCGGCGATTCGTTTTTCTCCAAACCGGCTGCCGGTAAACCGTCCGCTGGATATAACCATGATTCTACCGGAATCACACAGAAATTTAAATGGATTGGGTCTTTATTCATACGATGAATTCCGAAACCGGTATGTGTTTATTCCATCAAGAATTGAAAACGGAATTTTAAAAGCAACTATAAACGAGTTTGCTGAACTAAGAATCAGGCAGGACCAGATTGCCCCCTGGATCGGAACTCCGAAAATCTCACTTGATGTTGATGATGGCTATGTGGTACACCTGCCGGTGACTGACACTGATTCAGGAATTGATTACAGAAGATCAGAGATTACTGTAAACGGAAATCCCGGTATTATTGAATTTGACCGGGATAAAAAAATTCTGATTTACTATCATCCTGAGTTTAAGCCCGGTACAGGAACCCATCAGATTTCGGCAACTGTCTACGACAGAAGCGGAAATCGTAATACGCGATTATTCACGATCTCCCACCCATAA
- a CDS encoding RidA family protein has protein sequence MNHTVVQTKKAPAAIGPYSQAVIHNNIVYCAGQIPLDPASMDVVPGGVQKQTRQVMENLKQVLLEAGTSFGKVVKCSIFLDDMGDFKEVNEIYSEYFGENPPARETVAVETLPKHVKVEISCIAYI, from the coding sequence ATGAATCACACTGTAGTTCAAACAAAAAAAGCGCCGGCAGCGATCGGACCTTACAGCCAGGCTGTTATTCATAACAATATTGTGTATTGCGCCGGTCAGATTCCGCTGGATCCCGCATCGATGGATGTTGTTCCGGGTGGTGTTCAAAAACAGACGCGTCAGGTGATGGAAAACCTGAAACAGGTACTTCTGGAAGCAGGCACCAGTTTTGGTAAAGTGGTGAAATGTTCAATTTTCCTGGATGACATGGGAGATTTTAAGGAAGTAAATGAAATTTACAGCGAATATTTCGGCGAAAATCCTCCGGCCCGCGAAACAGTAGCTGTTGAAACGCTGCCTAAACACGTAAAAGTTGAAATCAGCTGCATTGCATACATTTAA
- a CDS encoding lipopolysaccharide assembly protein LapB — protein MKSLKFILFPFLLAGFIWACEATDPLVSEMETNSLLGNYDAVLETANQALEQDSSNSLAYFYRGLAYGSQAYDIELPWERTERYADSRQAFVSAKEWMERAESRPSEYEEIDEIITGFWAEEHNEAVGYLTDDSLRATVDDPERYAIGHLNNAITIQPDSSLSYIVLASTQFNQGDVPASIETYEMAMQRMETPEVEDYEFLISLYIDQGRFDDAEALTQEAVENHPDNTQFIQFLADIYIQQGNMDEAISIIEELIADEPDNPQYYRVLGTQIYQNVTSINDRISQKYDEVFQKEREARQLSGEEGERAMNEVEQLREEIAELEAESQELTDIAIENMEEVVRLNPDDDDGYNILGIIYQNQAALYFDQRNSIVDDQQRVQELDELARESLEQARHNYERAAEIDPNVAEYWESLLQVYTNLGMEEEAREAMERADM, from the coding sequence ATGAAGAGCCTAAAATTTATACTATTTCCATTCTTGTTGGCTGGATTTATCTGGGCATGTGAAGCTACTGATCCCCTTGTAAGTGAAATGGAGACCAACTCGCTACTTGGCAACTACGATGCCGTACTTGAAACCGCAAACCAGGCACTTGAACAAGACTCAAGCAATAGCCTGGCGTATTTCTACCGCGGACTTGCCTACGGATCACAAGCTTATGATATTGAACTTCCCTGGGAAAGAACGGAACGCTACGCTGATTCACGCCAGGCTTTTGTTTCAGCAAAAGAATGGATGGAGCGAGCAGAAAGCCGCCCGAGTGAATATGAAGAAATTGATGAAATTATTACCGGGTTCTGGGCAGAAGAACACAATGAGGCTGTCGGTTATCTAACAGATGACAGCCTCCGGGCAACAGTTGATGATCCGGAAAGATATGCAATCGGCCACCTCAACAATGCAATCACCATTCAGCCGGATAGCTCTCTCAGCTATATCGTCCTCGCCTCCACCCAGTTTAACCAGGGAGATGTTCCGGCATCTATTGAGACGTATGAAATGGCGATGCAGCGTATGGAAACGCCTGAAGTTGAAGATTATGAATTCCTGATCAGCCTCTATATTGATCAGGGCCGTTTCGACGATGCTGAAGCCCTTACGCAGGAAGCAGTTGAAAATCATCCGGATAACACACAGTTTATCCAGTTTCTGGCAGATATTTACATCCAGCAGGGAAATATGGATGAAGCAATTTCTATTATTGAGGAATTGATTGCCGATGAGCCTGATAACCCACAGTATTACCGCGTGTTGGGAACCCAGATTTATCAGAATGTTACTTCCATAAATGACCGAATCTCCCAGAAATATGACGAGGTTTTCCAGAAAGAGCGTGAGGCACGTCAGCTTTCAGGTGAAGAAGGTGAACGGGCGATGAACGAAGTGGAACAGCTGAGAGAAGAAATTGCTGAACTCGAAGCTGAATCACAAGAACTTACGGATATTGCTATCGAAAATATGGAAGAGGTGGTTCGCCTGAACCCCGATGATGATGATGGTTACAATATTCTTGGTATCATTTATCAAAATCAGGCCGCCCTCTATTTCGATCAGCGTAACAGCATTGTTGATGATCAGCAAAGAGTTCAGGAACTGGATGAACTGGCCCGTGAATCCCTTGAACAGGCCCGCCACAACTACGAGCGAGCCGCTGAAATTGATCCAAATGTTGCTGAGTACTGGGAATCACTCCTGCAGGTTTACACAAATCTGGGAATGGAAGAAGAAGCCCGCGAAGCGATGGAACGCGCCGACATGTAA
- a CDS encoding lipopolysaccharide assembly protein LapB, which produces MINYPTRMTGFVLVFGIFFTLSCASLFSTGENAENLYNQNKYAAALEKVDRELADDPENHQLTLLKTQILRDYAIHERSPSDRQLLYQNLRSTADELRFSTDQFTAKSDSVLKSAWSHEQSEGVRQLQQEENTDIDRVIAHFSNAITIIPDSIVTYNLKATTHFRNNDLGKAIETLESIEKSGYNRPPETEEKLAYLYLEAGMIDQSIEIYEQLAASHPESEIYRQGLVNAYILGERHGQSIELLEQLAEEFPNRAEYREALATERFYLLKIEARNQMAAEEISEEDADRYVTAINDISTIYSDIDNALPTSEERNERIAEFHISASGLLNELGTVAEADSDLSQKVSDEAEAHLHNALPYLRSLFESNADNVAYAQRLIRIYNQLGMEHEAETLERQINF; this is translated from the coding sequence ATGATTAATTATCCAACCCGAATGACAGGCTTCGTGCTTGTCTTCGGGATTTTTTTTACCCTCTCTTGTGCATCTCTGTTTTCAACCGGCGAAAATGCCGAAAATCTTTACAATCAAAATAAATACGCCGCCGCTTTAGAAAAGGTGGACCGTGAATTAGCGGATGATCCGGAAAATCACCAGCTTACACTGCTGAAAACGCAGATTTTACGTGATTATGCTATCCATGAGCGTTCGCCTTCTGACAGGCAACTGCTGTACCAAAACTTAAGAAGCACGGCCGATGAGCTCCGCTTTTCTACGGATCAGTTTACCGCTAAATCTGATAGTGTTTTAAAATCAGCCTGGTCGCATGAACAAAGTGAAGGTGTGCGTCAGCTTCAGCAGGAAGAAAACACAGATATTGACAGGGTGATTGCTCACTTTTCGAATGCGATAACCATCATCCCCGATAGTATCGTAACTTACAATCTAAAAGCTACAACGCACTTCAGAAACAACGACCTTGGAAAAGCGATCGAAACGCTTGAATCCATTGAGAAATCCGGTTACAATCGTCCCCCGGAAACCGAGGAAAAACTTGCTTACCTCTACCTGGAAGCTGGTATGATCGACCAATCCATTGAAATTTATGAGCAGCTTGCTGCAAGTCATCCCGAGAGTGAAATTTATCGGCAGGGGCTGGTCAACGCATATATTCTTGGCGAACGCCATGGTCAATCCATTGAACTTCTTGAACAGCTTGCTGAAGAATTTCCAAACCGGGCAGAATACAGGGAGGCACTTGCTACCGAACGGTTTTACCTGCTAAAAATAGAGGCCCGGAACCAAATGGCTGCAGAGGAAATTTCTGAAGAAGATGCAGATCGCTATGTCACGGCTATCAATGATATATCAACGATTTACAGTGATATTGATAATGCACTTCCCACTTCAGAAGAGAGAAATGAACGCATTGCAGAATTTCATATCAGCGCATCCGGTCTTTTGAATGAATTAGGAACAGTTGCGGAGGCGGATTCCGACTTATCTCAGAAAGTTAGCGATGAAGCGGAAGCTCATCTGCATAATGCACTGCCCTACCTTCGCTCCTTATTCGAATCAAATGCTGATAATGTAGCCTATGCACAGAGATTGATACGGATATATAACCAGTTAGGAATGGAGCATGAAGCCGAAACGTTGGAGCGACAAATCAATTTTTAA
- a CDS encoding cystathionine gamma-synthase — protein sequence MKFNTKTIHAGQEPERTTGAVMPPIFQTSTYAQEAPNVNQGYDYARVGNPTRTALEKMIAGLENADHGICFSSGVAAIDAIIRMFRPGDHVVASNDLYGGTYRLFTKMFEPFGITFSFVDMTNLDNVQDAISKKTKLIWIETPTNPLLRVVDIAGVIEIAKKCGALTAVDNTFASPYLQQPLDLGADIAMHSTTKYLGGHSDTIGGAVATSSPEVEENLRFQIKTTGAVPGPMDCYLVLRGIKTLSVRMQRSVENAVQIVDFLKDSPQVEVVHYPGLPSHPQHNIAKKQMRDFGAMVSFSLKDDSIEAANNLMSRTKVFTLAESLGGIESLISHPATMTHGSIPKNVREKAGLFDSLIRLSVGIEDADDLIDDLKQTLNR from the coding sequence ATGAAATTTAATACCAAAACGATACACGCAGGACAAGAACCTGAGCGGACTACCGGGGCTGTGATGCCGCCGATTTTTCAAACATCAACCTATGCACAGGAAGCACCCAACGTTAACCAGGGATATGATTATGCCAGGGTTGGCAATCCTACCCGAACAGCACTTGAAAAAATGATCGCCGGTCTTGAAAATGCAGACCATGGAATCTGCTTTTCAAGTGGTGTAGCCGCGATTGACGCCATTATCCGGATGTTCAGGCCAGGTGATCATGTGGTGGCGAGCAACGATCTATATGGCGGCACATATCGTTTGTTTACAAAAATGTTTGAGCCGTTTGGTATTACATTTTCCTTTGTTGATATGACTAACCTGGACAACGTTCAGGATGCGATTAGCAAAAAAACGAAGCTAATCTGGATCGAAACTCCTACTAATCCGCTGCTCCGTGTAGTGGATATCGCCGGAGTTATTGAGATCGCAAAAAAATGCGGTGCGCTTACAGCCGTTGACAATACATTTGCATCGCCATACCTGCAGCAGCCACTGGATCTCGGTGCAGATATTGCCATGCATTCAACTACAAAGTACCTGGGCGGGCACTCTGATACTATTGGCGGTGCGGTAGCAACATCCAGCCCGGAAGTGGAAGAAAATCTTCGGTTTCAAATTAAAACCACCGGTGCGGTTCCCGGCCCTATGGATTGCTACCTGGTGCTCAGAGGCATTAAAACACTTTCTGTCCGGATGCAGCGCTCTGTAGAGAATGCTGTACAAATTGTAGATTTTTTGAAAGATTCGCCCCAGGTGGAAGTCGTGCATTATCCCGGACTGCCATCACACCCCCAACACAACATTGCAAAAAAACAGATGCGTGACTTTGGTGCGATGGTATCTTTCAGCCTCAAAGACGATTCCATCGAAGCAGCTAACAACCTGATGAGCCGTACGAAAGTATTCACTCTCGCCGAAAGTCTTGGAGGCATAGAATCACTCATTAGTCACCCCGCAACGATGACACACGGATCTATTCCCAAAAACGTTCGTGAAAAAGCCGGGTTGTTCGATTCGCTGATTCGTCTCTCTGTTGGAATAGAAGATGCGGATGATCTTATAGATGATTTAAAACAAACATTGAACCGTTAA